In Vigna radiata var. radiata cultivar VC1973A chromosome 3, Vradiata_ver6, whole genome shotgun sequence, the following proteins share a genomic window:
- the LOC106757257 gene encoding chitinase 10, with protein sequence MKSSFFSVLFFSFAILCCSAPFGAEAWLKPKIPISSLITKTLFDSFFLHKDDTACPAKDFYTYHSFILASKSFPAFGTTGCLATRKREIAAFLAQISHETTGGWATAPDGPFAWGLCFKEEISPQSNYCDSTNTQWPCFPAKSYKGRGPIQLSWNYNYGPAGKALGFDGLRNPDIVANNSVIAFKTGLWFWMTEQKPKPSCHDVMVGKYLPTEADIAANRTSGYGLVTNIINGKLECGIPDDARVNDRIGFFQRYTKLFNVDTGPNLDCAYQQPF encoded by the exons ATGAAATCTTCATTCTTTTCcgtattatttttctcttttgctaTTCTCTGCTGCTCTGCACCTTTTGGAGCTGAAGCATGGTTGAAGCCCAAAATACCCATCTCTTCTCTCATCACAAAAACTCTTTTTGACTCATTTTTCCTACACAAAGATGACACTGCATGCCCTGCAAAAGACTTCTACACCTACCACTCCTTCATTCTTGCATCAAAATCCTTCCCTGCATTTGGTACCACTGGTTGTTTAGCCACGCGCAAGCGTGAGATTGCTGCGTTTCTCGCTCAGATTTCCCATGAAACCACCGGTGGGTGGGCCACCGCACCCGATGGCCCATTTGCTTGGGGCTTGTGCTTCAAGGAAGAAATTAGTCCTCAGAGTAATTACTGTGATTCCACTAACACTCAATGGCCATGCTTCCCTGCAAAAAGTTACAAGGGAAGAGGACCGATTCAACTTTCTTG GAACTACAACTATGGACCGGCAGGGAAGGCGTTGGGATTTGATGGGTTGAGGAATCCGGACATCGTGGCGAACAATTCCGTGATAGCCTTCAAAACTGGGCTCTGGTTTTGGATGACAGAGCAAAAGCCAAAACCTTCTTGCCACGACGTGATGGTTGGGAAATACCTGCCTACAGAAGCTGACATAGCGGCTAATCGAACATCTGGTTATGGCTTGGTCACTAACATAATCAACGGTAAACTTGAATGTGGGATTCCTGATGATGCAAGAGTCAATGATCGGATTGGTTTTTTCCAAAGATATACAAAGCTGTTCAACGTCGACACTGGACCTAACTTGGATTGTGCATATCAGCAACCCTTCTAA
- the LOC106757532 gene encoding auxin-responsive protein IAA20: protein MGKHSNSSSSSISSSSNHHHLLISTASSFTQELPTDLSLGLSISAAHHGGSSISRGHWQQPQHPLVNISQAAEANDCNDHSSFFVKVYMEGIPIGRKLNILAHGSYYELVKSLEHMFDTTILWGTEMNGVQPERCHVLTYEDEEGDLVMVGDVPWEMFLSTVKRLKITRVDTFGC from the exons ATGGGAAAACACTCTaattcttcttcctcttccatcAGCAGTAGCAgcaaccaccaccaccttctCATTTCCACTGCATCCTCTTTCACACAAGAGCTTCCCACTGATCTTAGCCTTGGACTCAGCATTTCCGCCGCTCACCATGGTGGTTCTTCTATTTCAAG GGGGCATTGGCAACAACCACAGCACCCTCTTGTGAACATTTCGCAAGCGGCTGAAGCAAATGATTGCAACGACCATAGCAGCTTCTTTGTGAAGGTCTACATGGAAGGCATTCCAATAGGAAGGAAACTCAATATTCTTGCTCATGGAAGTTATTATGAGTTAGTGAAGAGTCTTGAACACATGTTCGACACTACCATTCTTT GGGGGACAGAGATGAATGGAGTGCAACCCGAGAGATGCCATGTACTAACATacgaagatgaagaaggagatTTGGTCATGGTTGGAGATGTTCCTTGGGA GATGTTCTTATCCACAGTAAAGAGATTGAAGATCACAAGGGTAGACACATTCGGGTGTTAA